The genomic interval AGTtcacccacccccacccaccccccccaccctgtGGGGCGCCCCTGGCACCGTTCCAGCCCCTACTCCTGGAcctggaagggtttttttccactttatttcccccccccaccccctccttgCAGCAACAACTGGAGGCGTCTCCACTCCCTTTCGAGCTCGTTTATTGTCCCCAACCCCACGTTGTCATCGTGCCCCCTGTCCCTGGTGGCTCTGGCTCTCTGCTCATCATCGAGCCCCCTCCCTGTGGCACTTTTGGAGGGGACTGTCACCCggcagagagctggagctgaggggctgagggggggggaaagggtggGCACCAAGAGTGGGGACACCAAGGAGAGGAAACAGCAGGAATGGATGGTGGCCACCAAGAAAGGGGGACACCAAGAACAGGAAACACCAGAAATGGTGGCACCAAGAATGAGGGACACCAAGAACGGTGACACCAAGAACGGTGGCACCAAGGATGGTGGCTACAAGAATAGAAAACACCAAAACTGGGGGACACCATGTATGGTGGCTACCAAGAATGGGGGACACAGAGAATAAGGGCTACCAAGAAGGCTGCCAGCAAGAGTGGGAAACACCAAAAATGGGGGACACCCGAGTAGGGGGGCACCAAGAATGGGGCCACCAAGAACGAGGGCCACCAAGAACAGGGAACACCCAGGAATGGGGCCACCAAGAATAGGAAGCACCCAAGAATGGGGCCACCAAGAATGGGGCCACCAAGAACGAGGGCCACTAAGAACAGGAAACCCCAGGAATGGGGCCACCAAGAACAGGAAACAGCAGGAATGGGGCCACCAAGAACAGGAAACACCAAGAATGGGGCCACCAAGAAGAGGAAACACCCAAGAATGGGCCACCAAGAATGGGGCCACCAAGAGCAGGAAACAGCAGGAGTGGGCCACCAAGAAGAGGAAACACCAAGAATGGTGGCGCCAAGAAGAGGGGACCCCAAGTCTGGGGGACCCCGAGGTGACCCCAAGCCTACTTGGCCAACTTGAGGAGGCGCTGGATGTCGGGCTCCAGCTGAGCGGTGGCCGTGCGGGGGCTGTAGCGTCGGAAAGGTTCCCCCCTCGGGTCCCACCAGGAACTTCTCAAAATTCCAGGAGATGTCGGAGCGCCGGACGGGGCTCCAGGTGAGGAAGCGGGGCTCGGCCATCAGGTGCGTCCCCTCGTCGGCGGGGGCGGGCAGGTGAGCCTTCAGGTAGGCGAAGACGGGGTGGGTGTCCTGCCCGTTCACCTGGCACCTTCTGGAACAGGGTGAAGTTGGGCTCGAACCCGTTCCCCGGCCTCACGTGCTTCAGGGAGTTGAGGATCTCCTCGTTGGTGCCATTTTCCTgccccaaaaaaaacccccagaaagAGTCAAACCCAGCCTGGTGTCGGGCACACCCACAACGCTTCATCCCCAGCGTTGTgccacctctgtccccatcATGCCACCTCTTTGTCCCCAGCGTTGTGCCACCTTTGTCCCCATCATGCCACCTCGTTGTCCCCGACATCATGCCAGCTTTGTCCCCAACATCATGCCACCTATTGTCCCCAGCATTGTGCCACCTCTTTGTCCCCAACATTGTgccacctctgtccccatcATGCCACCTCTTTGTCCCCAGCATTGTgccacctctgtccccatcATGCCACCTCTTTGTCCCCAACATCATGCCACCTATTGTCCCCAGCATTGTGCCACCTCTTTGTCCCCATCATGCCACCTCTTTGTCCCAGGATCATGCCACCTTTATCCCCATTATGTCACCTCTTTGTCCCCAACATCATGCCAGCTTTGGCCCAACATCGTTCCACCTCTGTCCCCATCACGCCACCTCTTTGTCCCCATCATGCCACCTCTTTGTCCCCAGCATTGTGCCACCTCTTTGTCCCCATCATGCCACCTCTTTGTCCCCATCATGCCACCCTCTTTGTCCCCAGCATTGTGCCACCTCTTTGTCCCCATCACGCCACCTCTTCATCCCCACCGTTGTGCCACCGCTTCATCCCCGGCGTCGTGCCACCTCTTTGTCCCCCCCGGTAGCCCACGGGCCCGTACCTGGTAGCCAAACTGGTTGCAGGGGAAGCCCAGCACGACGAGGCGGCGGGGGTAGCGTGCCTGGAGGTGGTTGAGCTGGGTGTAGTCCCTGACCGTGGAGCCTCAGAGCGAGGCCACGTTCTCGATCAGCACCACGCGGCCCCGGTAGACGTTGAAGTCCACCCTGTCCCCGAGCAGGGTGGTGGCACTCAGGTCGTAGAAGGACTTGGCCACGGGGACGCTCATGGTCGGTGGCGAGCGGGCTCCCGGCTCTGTCCCCCGCGTCCCCTCCCCGTCGGGAGCCTTAAAACCCCCCCCGGTGCCCACGTGACGCCCGCGCTTCCGAAGGTCTCCGGGTGCCGGGGAAACCGGAGCCGGTGCCGCCCGttggcggcccggcccggggaCAAAGGGAGGGGTGGGACGAGGGTGGGGGTGACGGGGGACGAGgccgtgtgtcccccccccccaccccaagggCTCCGTGGGGCAccgtggggctggggacacccagcTGGAGAAGGTGATGGGATTCCGGGAGCTGGGACCTTTGGGAATGGGGTGTCCcgggctgtcccctccctggtgTCACCTCCAGGGCCGCTGGTCCCAGTAGCCATGCTGGGACTTACCAGATGTGCTGCCCACCCCACCACCCCAGTGCCCACCAGTCCTGGTGCCCACTGGTCCCAGTAGCCATACTGGGATCCATCCTCTGTActgcccagcacctcctggtGCCCACCACAGTccagtgtccccatcccagtACCCTCCAGTCCCAGTAGCCGTACTGGGGGGGGGGACCCAGCTCTGCCGCCCACTACTCTCCCAGtgcccaccaccaccatcatctCAGTTCCCCCCAGTCCCAGTTTTCATGCTGGACCTATCTCCTGTGCtgcccaccacc from Heliangelus exortis chromosome 18, bHelExo1.hap1, whole genome shotgun sequence carries:
- the GPX2 gene encoding LOW QUALITY PROTEIN: glutathione peroxidase 2 (The sequence of the model RefSeq protein was modified relative to this genomic sequence to represent the inferred CDS: deleted 2 bases in 2 codons), whose product is MSVPVAKSFYDLSATTLLGDRVDFNVYRGRVVLIENVASLUGSTVRDYTQLNHLQARYPRRLVVLGFPCNQFGYQENGTNEEILNSLKHVRPGNGFEPNFTLFQKCQVNGQDTHPVFAYLKAHLPAPADEGTHLMAEPRFLTWSPVRRSDISWNFEKFLVGPEGEPFRRYSPRTATAQLEPDIQRLLKLAK